The Mycolicibacterium flavescens genome has a segment encoding these proteins:
- the lpd gene encoding dihydrolipoamide dehydrogenase, producing the protein MTHYDVVVLGAGPGGYVAAIRAAQLGLNTAIVEPKYWGGVCLNVGCIPSKALLRNAELAHIFTKEAKQFGINGEATFDYGVAFDRSRKIADGRVAGVHYLMKKNKITEIHGYGKFKDEHTLEVDLNEGGTETVEFDNIIIATGSSTRLVPDTSLSENVVTYEELIMTRELPSSIVIAGAGAIGMEFGYVMKNYGVDVTIVEFLPRALPNEDADVSKEIEKQFKKLGVKVLTGTKVESIKDSGDDVTVSVSKDGKSEDIKAEKVLQAIGFAPNLEGYGLDNTGVGITERKAIDIDDYMRTGVPHIYAIGDVTGKLQLAHVAEAQGVIAAETIAGAETLPLGDYRMLPRATFCQPQVASFGLTEEQAREEGYDVKVAKFPFTANAKAHGAGDPSGFVKLIADGKYGELIGGHLIGHDVSELLPELTLAQKWDLTATELARNVHTHPTMSEALQECFHGLLGHMINF; encoded by the coding sequence GTGACCCACTATGACGTCGTCGTTCTCGGAGCAGGCCCCGGCGGGTACGTCGCGGCCATCCGTGCCGCACAGCTCGGACTGAACACCGCCATCGTCGAACCCAAGTACTGGGGCGGCGTGTGCCTCAACGTCGGGTGCATCCCGTCCAAAGCGTTGCTGCGTAATGCGGAGCTCGCGCACATCTTCACCAAGGAAGCCAAGCAGTTCGGCATCAACGGCGAGGCGACGTTCGACTACGGCGTCGCCTTCGACCGCAGCCGCAAGATCGCCGACGGCCGCGTCGCCGGCGTACATTACTTGATGAAGAAGAACAAGATCACCGAGATCCACGGCTACGGCAAGTTCAAAGACGAGCACACGCTCGAGGTCGACCTCAACGAGGGCGGCACCGAGACCGTCGAGTTCGACAACATCATCATCGCCACCGGCAGCAGCACCCGCCTGGTGCCCGACACGTCGCTGTCCGAAAACGTGGTCACCTACGAAGAACTCATCATGACGCGCGAGCTGCCGTCCTCGATCGTGATCGCCGGCGCCGGCGCCATCGGCATGGAGTTCGGCTACGTGATGAAGAACTACGGCGTCGACGTCACGATCGTCGAGTTCCTGCCCCGCGCGCTGCCCAACGAGGACGCTGACGTCTCCAAGGAGATCGAGAAGCAGTTCAAGAAGCTCGGCGTCAAGGTGCTGACCGGCACCAAGGTCGAATCGATCAAAGACAGCGGCGACGACGTCACCGTGTCCGTCAGCAAGGACGGCAAGTCCGAGGACATCAAAGCCGAAAAGGTGCTGCAAGCAATCGGTTTCGCGCCCAACCTCGAGGGTTACGGACTCGACAACACGGGCGTCGGGATCACCGAGCGCAAGGCGATCGACATCGACGACTACATGCGCACCGGCGTGCCGCACATCTACGCGATCGGCGACGTGACGGGCAAGCTGCAGTTGGCGCATGTGGCCGAGGCGCAGGGCGTCATCGCCGCCGAAACCATCGCAGGCGCAGAGACTCTGCCGCTCGGGGACTACCGGATGCTGCCGCGCGCGACGTTCTGCCAGCCGCAGGTGGCCAGCTTCGGGCTCACCGAGGAGCAGGCCCGCGAAGAGGGTTACGACGTCAAGGTCGCCAAGTTCCCGTTCACCGCCAACGCCAAGGCGCACGGTGCGGGCGACCCCAGCGGCTTCGTCAAGCTGATCGCCGACGGTAAATATGGCGAGTTGATCGGCGGCCACCTGATCGGCCACGACGTCTCCGAGCTTCTGCCCGAGCTGACGCTGGCCCAGAAGTGGGACCTCACCGCCACCGAACTGGCGCGCAACGTCCACACGCACCCGACCATGTCCGAGGCCCTGCAGGAATGCTTCCATGGCCTGCTCGGCCACATGATCAACTTCTGA
- a CDS encoding Conserved membrane protein of uncharacterised function — MVQTTSTARALWVAGIGGLVIGHILWLAGISFATSTSDVSTWVLVVAAVSFVVGGAVGWLGWRAYQRRSEVWAAFLCALPVSPVLLSLIVLGITYL; from the coding sequence GTGGTTCAGACAACCAGCACGGCGAGGGCACTGTGGGTCGCCGGCATCGGCGGCTTGGTGATCGGCCATATCCTCTGGCTGGCCGGGATCTCCTTCGCCACCTCGACCTCCGACGTCAGCACCTGGGTGCTGGTGGTGGCCGCAGTGTCGTTTGTCGTGGGCGGTGCGGTCGGCTGGCTGGGCTGGCGGGCGTATCAGCGCAGAAGCGAGGTGTGGGCGGCGTTCCTGTGCGCGCTGCCGGTCTCGCCGGTGCTGCTGTCGCTGATCGTCCTCGGTATCACGTACCTCTAG
- a CDS encoding carboxymuconolactone decarboxylase, translated as MSAPESARIAPGGFKELGPLNWAIAKLGARAIRAPRFSLFNVLGQHRLLFLAWLPYSGVLLGMLSKLSVQDAETVILRVGHLRDCEYELQQHRRLARARGLGPDVQKKIFEGPDAEGLTDRQRALITATDEFVVTRGVSPETWAVLARHLTKPQLIEFCMLAAQYDGLAATITTLKVPLDFPD; from the coding sequence ATGAGCGCACCCGAGTCAGCACGTATCGCGCCCGGTGGATTCAAGGAACTCGGCCCGCTGAACTGGGCCATCGCCAAGCTCGGCGCCCGCGCTATCAGGGCGCCCCGCTTCAGCCTCTTCAATGTGCTTGGCCAACACCGGCTTCTGTTCCTGGCGTGGCTGCCGTACAGCGGTGTGCTGCTCGGCATGCTGAGCAAGCTGTCGGTGCAGGACGCCGAAACCGTCATCCTGCGCGTCGGACATCTCCGCGACTGCGAATACGAACTGCAGCAGCACCGCCGCTTGGCCCGCGCCCGGGGGCTCGGCCCGGACGTGCAGAAGAAGATCTTCGAGGGTCCCGACGCCGAAGGACTGACCGACCGCCAGCGCGCGTTGATCACCGCGACCGACGAGTTCGTCGTGACCCGCGGCGTCTCACCCGAGACCTGGGCCGTGTTGGCCAGGCACCTGACCAAACCGCAGTTGATCGAGTTCTGCATGCTGGCCGCCCAGTACGACGGTCTGGCGGCCACGATCACCACTTTGAAAGTGCCGCTGGACTTCCCGGACTAA